A genomic region of Planococcus kocurii contains the following coding sequences:
- a CDS encoding ABC transporter ATP-binding protein → MTVVKIDEVTKVYEGKVTHRAVNQLSFTVEKGEFLAVMGPSGSGKTTLLNLISTIDSLTSGEILIDGTNPHLLNKNELALFRRRQLGFVFQDFNLLQMLTVEENLVLPLTLDYVPIDEMARRVLRIAKRLGLTSILHKKPNEISGGEAQRTAIGRALIHQPALILADEPTGNLDSRSSRDVLEILSNIAKDNNTTIIMVTHDPIAASYCDRVLFIKDGEFFNEIYGDERRQTFYQRILNVLSLLGGSVNDLSATRLP, encoded by the coding sequence ATGACAGTAGTGAAAATCGACGAAGTGACCAAGGTCTACGAGGGGAAAGTGACGCACCGGGCAGTGAACCAGTTGAGCTTCACAGTGGAAAAAGGTGAATTTCTGGCAGTAATGGGACCTTCAGGGAGTGGTAAAACAACGCTGCTAAACTTGATTTCAACAATTGACTCGTTAACTTCTGGAGAGATTTTAATCGACGGAACCAATCCACATTTGTTGAATAAAAATGAATTGGCGTTATTTCGTAGAAGACAACTAGGTTTTGTTTTTCAAGACTTTAACCTACTGCAGATGCTGACGGTTGAAGAAAATTTAGTTTTGCCGTTAACGCTTGATTATGTGCCAATTGATGAAATGGCACGTCGCGTGTTGCGAATTGCGAAACGTCTCGGATTGACATCAATCCTTCATAAAAAACCAAACGAAATTTCAGGTGGAGAAGCGCAAAGAACAGCTATTGGACGTGCGCTTATCCATCAGCCAGCACTTATTTTGGCAGATGAACCGACAGGAAATTTAGATTCTAGATCTTCACGTGACGTACTTGAAATTTTATCGAATATTGCTAAAGACAATAACACGACAATCATTATGGTAACGCATGATCCGATTGCAGCAAGTTATTGTGATCGTGTGCTGTTTATCAAAGATGGTGAGTTCTTCAATGAAATTTATGGAGATGAACGACGCCAGACATTTTACCAGCGAATTTTAAATGTTTTGTCGTTGTTGGGAGGATCCGTTAATGACCTTTCGGCAACTCGCTTACCATAA
- a CDS encoding sensor histidine kinase — MWRLFLKEHAAFIVFQMVLVAFIMLLYWLDGFRNVDTAIYSFVISTVLVISFLLTRFVKRYQYYQRILATPQNMEHMLQREGKSPEQVQNEIYLQKLYRLYQHEVQSLYASQNRHLQFMNQWVHQMKTPLSVMHLLLQEEQELDKKSVHEEMDRLKAGLDTVLMNARLDTFEQDMQIEKINLRSLVSEVVTENKRLFISKRVYPEISIAEEHVVATDQKWMKFIMGQFLTNAVKYTFEPNKKVLIAAECSNGNTLLTVRDEGIGISSSDLPRITKAFFTGENGRKTGESTGMGLYLAKEICGKLGHELLISSIQGEGTTVSVRFFNQDFATQEENDDSSENRRSDQGLRGESDAPGSEPVELHSGKR, encoded by the coding sequence ATGTGGCGATTATTTTTGAAAGAACACGCAGCATTCATCGTCTTTCAAATGGTGCTGGTAGCTTTTATTATGCTGCTGTACTGGCTAGATGGTTTTCGTAATGTGGATACAGCTATTTATTCATTCGTCATTAGCACAGTTTTGGTCATTTCGTTTCTTTTGACACGCTTTGTTAAACGTTACCAATATTATCAACGTATTTTGGCCACTCCACAGAATATGGAACATATGCTTCAACGTGAAGGGAAGTCACCTGAGCAAGTACAAAATGAAATCTACCTGCAAAAATTATATCGACTGTACCAGCATGAAGTGCAATCTTTATATGCTTCTCAAAACCGCCATTTGCAGTTTATGAACCAGTGGGTACATCAAATGAAAACTCCTTTATCGGTTATGCACCTCTTACTTCAAGAAGAGCAGGAGCTTGATAAGAAAAGTGTTCATGAAGAAATGGACCGTTTAAAAGCAGGGCTGGACACAGTTTTGATGAATGCACGTTTAGATACATTTGAGCAAGATATGCAAATTGAAAAAATTAATTTACGGTCTTTAGTTAGTGAAGTAGTTACAGAAAATAAACGATTATTTATTTCAAAACGTGTATACCCTGAAATTTCAATAGCAGAAGAGCACGTTGTAGCAACGGATCAAAAATGGATGAAATTTATCATGGGTCAATTTTTAACAAATGCGGTTAAGTACACATTTGAACCGAATAAAAAAGTGCTGATTGCTGCCGAATGTTCGAACGGCAATACGCTCTTGACAGTTCGCGACGAAGGAATCGGTATTTCTTCTTCTGATTTACCACGTATAACTAAAGCGTTCTTCACTGGAGAAAATGGACGGAAAACTGGAGAATCCACAGGAATGGGCTTGTACTTGGCAAAAGAAATTTGCGGGAAGCTGGGTCATGAATTGTTGATTTCTTCTATTCAAGGAGAAGGGACAACTGTATCTGTACGATTCTTCAACCAAGATTTTGCAACACAGGAGGAAAATGATGACAGTAGTGAAAATCGACGAAGTGACCAAGGTCTACGAGGGGAAAGTGACGCACCGGGCAGTGAACCAGTTGAGCTTCACAGTGGAAAAAGGTGA
- a CDS encoding response regulator transcription factor, protein MERKRKGGINVAVQRVFIVEDDLKIAELLAETLRKYHYQVETAKDFDQIIEEFEAFDPHLILLDINLPSYDGYYWCRQLRQQSTCPILFISARSGEMDQVFALENGGDDFITKPFHYEIVLAKIRSHLRRAYGEYAPKQEERSVKVGRIILYMERMELHVKAEVIPLQKKECTIMELLLSNYPKVVSREQLLEELWDDQAFVDENTLNVNMTRVRKKLADYTVKSTIETVRGAGYRLLLHEEEA, encoded by the coding sequence ATGGAAAGAAAAAGGAAAGGGGGAATCAATGTGGCTGTTCAACGGGTTTTCATAGTAGAAGATGATTTGAAAATTGCGGAGTTATTGGCAGAGACTTTAAGGAAGTACCATTACCAAGTAGAGACCGCAAAAGATTTTGATCAAATCATCGAAGAATTCGAAGCTTTTGATCCCCATTTGATTTTACTGGATATTAACCTGCCTTCTTACGATGGCTATTATTGGTGCCGTCAGCTCAGGCAGCAAAGCACGTGTCCAATCCTCTTCATTTCAGCTCGCTCAGGTGAAATGGATCAAGTTTTCGCTTTGGAAAATGGTGGAGATGATTTCATTACGAAACCTTTCCATTATGAAATCGTCCTTGCAAAAATAAGGAGCCATTTGCGTAGAGCTTATGGGGAATACGCACCAAAACAAGAAGAACGCTCTGTCAAAGTGGGGCGCATCATACTGTATATGGAACGAATGGAGCTGCATGTAAAGGCTGAAGTTATTCCGCTGCAAAAAAAAGAGTGCACAATTATGGAACTCTTGTTATCTAATTATCCGAAAGTAGTATCACGTGAGCAATTGCTTGAGGAATTATGGGACGATCAGGCATTTGTGGATGAGAACACGCTAAATGTGAATATGACGAGAGTTCGTAAAAAACTAGCTGATTACACTGTGAAGTCTACGATTGAAACGGTTAGAGGGGCGGGATACCGTCTATTGCTTCACGAGGAGGAAGCATGA
- a CDS encoding lipoate--protein ligase — MYFVDNKGITDPRINLAIEEYLLKTMDVEKDPFLLFYINEPSIIIGKNQNTAEEINTDYVDSNGIHVVRRLSGGGAVYHDLGNLNYSFITVDDGNSFRNFRKFTEPVVKALQSLGVNAELSGRNDLMAEGRKVSGNAQFSTRGRMFSHGTLMFDTQIDEVVSALKVSKEKIESKGIKSIRSRVANISEFLKEPMTVTEFRNAILHSIFEGEENVRYYELTDEDWKNIHELSKERYGNWDWNYGKSPKFNIKHSHRFPVGGIDVRLQVDKGIVQDVNIYGDFFGVGDVSEIEQAIAGSKYERASLDEAISGIDIPKLLGGITTDEFLKLIY; from the coding sequence ATGTATTTTGTAGATAATAAAGGCATTACAGACCCGCGAATTAACTTGGCAATCGAAGAATATCTATTAAAAACAATGGATGTTGAGAAAGATCCATTTCTTCTATTTTATATTAATGAACCATCTATCATTATTGGCAAGAATCAAAACACAGCTGAAGAGATTAATACGGATTACGTAGATTCTAATGGCATTCATGTCGTTCGCCGCTTATCAGGTGGTGGCGCAGTTTATCACGACTTAGGAAATTTGAATTACAGCTTTATTACAGTTGATGACGGCAACAGCTTCCGTAATTTTCGTAAATTTACTGAACCTGTTGTAAAAGCATTGCAAAGTCTTGGCGTTAACGCAGAGCTTTCTGGACGCAATGATTTAATGGCAGAAGGTCGGAAAGTATCGGGTAATGCACAATTTTCAACTAGAGGACGTATGTTCAGCCATGGTACATTGATGTTTGATACACAGATTGATGAAGTCGTATCTGCGCTGAAAGTTAGCAAAGAAAAAATCGAGTCAAAAGGCATCAAGTCGATTCGGAGTCGCGTCGCGAACATTTCTGAGTTTTTGAAAGAGCCGATGACAGTGACAGAATTCCGTAATGCGATTTTACATTCAATTTTTGAAGGTGAAGAAAATGTACGTTATTATGAATTAACGGACGAAGATTGGAAGAATATTCATGAATTGTCGAAAGAGCGCTACGGCAATTGGGATTGGAATTACGGCAAGTCACCTAAGTTCAACATTAAGCACTCTCATCGTTTTCCAGTTGGCGGTATTGATGTCCGATTGCAAGTAGACAAGGGCATAGTTCAAGATGTCAATATTTACGGAGACTTTTTCGGTGTTGGTGATGTATCGGAAATCGAACAGGCGATTGCTGGATCTAAATACGAGCGTGCCTCATTAGATGAAGCGATTTCAGGGATCGACATCCCCAAACTTCTGGGCGGCATCACGACAGATGAATTTTTAAAATTAATTTATTAA
- the yhfH gene encoding protein YhfH — protein MIENVVEFFKNLPPKQCASCGEKMEEQHECYGTKCDSCNDL, from the coding sequence ATGATTGAAAACGTAGTCGAATTTTTCAAGAACTTGCCCCCGAAACAGTGCGCGTCTTGTGGAGAAAAAATGGAAGAGCAGCATGAATGTTATGGTACTAAATGTGACTCGTGCAACGATTTATAA
- a CDS encoding FixH family protein has product MKKLFWLGIPFLLLAACGTGEADSPGAAPQIEEVKVAFNTDTQADPAKEVLLSVTVTQGDKAVEDADEVVYEVWQSGDRSNSEMIPAEHTEEGIYEAQTSFEEEGLYFMQAHTTARSLHVMPKQEITVGNPDPASIVSDDSDDTQGMDKMEDHSGH; this is encoded by the coding sequence ATGAAAAAATTATTTTGGCTAGGTATCCCTTTTCTTTTACTTGCTGCATGCGGAACAGGAGAAGCTGATTCTCCTGGTGCCGCACCTCAAATTGAAGAAGTGAAAGTTGCATTTAATACCGATACACAAGCTGACCCGGCTAAAGAAGTTCTTTTGTCTGTTACTGTGACACAGGGCGATAAAGCTGTGGAAGATGCTGATGAAGTTGTCTATGAAGTATGGCAGTCTGGAGATCGCAGCAATAGCGAAATGATTCCAGCTGAACATACGGAAGAGGGCATTTACGAAGCACAAACAAGCTTTGAAGAAGAGGGACTGTATTTTATGCAGGCACATACGACTGCGCGTTCGCTGCATGTCATGCCAAAACAAGAAATTACGGTGGGTAATCCAGATCCAGCATCTATTGTTTCGGATGATAGTGATGATACACAAGGCATGGATAAGATGGAAGATCATTCAGGCCATTGA